The proteins below are encoded in one region of Micromonospora sp. DSM 45708:
- the mraZ gene encoding division/cell wall cluster transcriptional repressor MraZ — MFLGTHTPRLDDKGRLILPAKFRDELAGGVVITKGQERCLYVFPMPEFQRIADQLRAQPMTSKAARAYSRVFFASAHDEVPDKQGRVTIPGHLRSYAALDRELVVIGASTRVEIWDRAAWEAYLAESEDDFADIEEGVLPGGL; from the coding sequence ATGTTCCTCGGCACCCACACTCCGCGCCTGGACGACAAAGGCCGGTTGATCCTGCCGGCCAAGTTCCGGGACGAGCTGGCGGGGGGTGTCGTGATCACCAAAGGGCAGGAGCGCTGCCTCTACGTCTTCCCGATGCCCGAGTTCCAGCGGATCGCCGACCAGTTGCGCGCGCAGCCGATGACCAGCAAGGCGGCCCGGGCCTACAGCCGGGTCTTCTTCGCCAGCGCGCACGACGAGGTGCCGGACAAGCAGGGGCGGGTCACGATTCCCGGGCACCTGCGGTCGTACGCGGCCCTCGACCGGGAGCTGGTGGTGATCGGGGCGAGCACCCGGGTGGAGATCTGGGACAGGGCGGCCTGGGAGGCCTACCTCGCGGAGAGCGAAGACGACTTCGCCGACATCGAGGAGGGGGTGCTGCCCGGCGGTCTGTAG
- the rsmH gene encoding 16S rRNA (cytosine(1402)-N(4))-methyltransferase RsmH, translating into MGELRGTHVPVLLERCLELLAPALGRPGRTVHVDATLGLAGHAEAVLTAHPDTVLIGLDRDTEALAHARVRLARFADRIHLEHAVYDELPEVLDRLGYPAVDSALFDLGVSSLQLDAPDRGFAYAQDAPLDMRMDQTRGVTAEEVVNTYSHPDLARLLRVYGEEKFAGKVASAIIRERERSRITSSARLAELVRDAIPAPARRTGGHPAKRTFQALRIEVNRELAALETALPAALDKLTVGGRLVVLSYHSLEDRLTKQALADRVRSKGPVDLPVELPGSGPTFRLLSRGAELPGEAEVAANSRAASVRLRAAERLDPEATRQGRTDRERYRRRVKAMHQPGNGTDEEGEGT; encoded by the coding sequence ATGGGGGAGCTTCGCGGCACGCACGTGCCGGTGCTGCTCGAGCGGTGTCTCGAGCTGCTGGCCCCCGCGCTGGGCCGTCCCGGCCGGACCGTCCACGTCGACGCCACGCTCGGCCTGGCCGGGCACGCCGAGGCGGTGCTCACGGCGCACCCGGACACGGTCCTGATCGGCCTGGACCGGGACACCGAGGCGCTGGCCCACGCACGGGTCCGCCTGGCCCGGTTCGCCGACCGGATCCACCTGGAGCACGCCGTCTACGACGAGCTGCCCGAGGTGCTCGACCGGCTCGGCTACCCGGCGGTCGACAGCGCGCTGTTCGATCTCGGCGTCTCGTCCCTGCAACTCGACGCGCCCGACCGCGGGTTCGCGTACGCGCAGGACGCGCCGCTGGACATGCGGATGGACCAGACCCGGGGGGTGACCGCCGAGGAGGTGGTCAACACCTACTCCCACCCGGACCTGGCCCGGCTGCTGCGGGTGTACGGCGAGGAGAAGTTCGCCGGGAAGGTCGCCTCGGCGATCATCCGGGAGCGGGAGCGGTCCCGGATCACGTCGTCGGCGCGGTTGGCCGAGCTGGTTCGGGACGCGATTCCCGCGCCGGCCCGGCGAACCGGCGGACACCCGGCAAAGAGAACGTTTCAGGCTTTGCGGATCGAGGTAAACAGAGAACTGGCAGCGCTGGAGACGGCGCTGCCGGCCGCTCTGGACAAGCTCACCGTGGGCGGCCGTTTGGTGGTCCTGTCCTACCACTCGCTGGAGGACCGGCTCACCAAGCAGGCGCTCGCCGACCGGGTCCGCAGCAAGGGCCCGGTCGACCTCCCGGTCGAACTGCCCGGGTCGGGTCCGACGTTCCGGCTGCTGAGCCGGGGCGCGGAGCTGCCCGGGGAGGCCGAGGTGGCCGCGAACTCGCGGGCCGCCTCGGTGCGGCTGCGGGCCGCGGAACGGCTCGATCCGGAGGCGACCCGGCAGGGGCGTACCGACCGCGAACGGTACCGCCGCCGGGTGAAGGCGATGCACCAACCGGGGAACGGGACGGACGAGGAGGGGGAGGGGACATGA
- a CDS encoding peptidoglycan D,D-transpeptidase FtsI family protein, translated as MPPRSDEPRRDATGSRRGSSRGAEPREPGVGGISDARAYTPRGRTIREGGAEQRRTPRSNRSGDPFRPALQVLDGGRAGRAGRRDPAASGDGVRAGRRATAAGGRAGVVRTVSARPVREPFDDEEDAPPRRRPGPRRPAARRPVRKPRRPPRLGDPRRRLRLATVLALTLFASIGVRLVYLQTVDTPAYADGGLPKRLAVVELPAPRGAILDRTGEPLAHSVEARYVFADPTRVKDRFATARALSPLLGVPASELADKMKPSKLPGTDTDLQFVYLARGVEIGTAKQIMALDLAGIDVHRDERREVPGGDLAANLLGFVSQDMNGLEGLEAKYDDLLRGQAGKRTYEVGQGDLAAPIPGGYSSTTQPRPGSSLQLTVDRDLQFMTQRILAKQVAQVKGSVAAAVIMDVPTGEVLAQASQPTYDAADPTKVNSPADRDDAATSFVVDPGSIHKAITYGAALQEGVITPNTTFPVANTTVLGGVEFSDTHHADGRVMSIPGMLAFSSNIGTIAIAGKLGKERLIDYQKRFGLGQPTGEGLPGEAPGRILPADQWSGSAYGSVPIGHSVDATPLQMAAAYNAVANNGTYVQPHLIKETIGPDGTRTPGAAPATRSVLSPANAAALRRMLEAVTTVDGPDGRATGLAAAVPGYRVAGKTGTGLRYDNGKQQPGEVGSFIGMAPAEKPRYVVAVFVWSPGGGGGAVAAPAFREMMGFTLRHYRVPPSLTDKSPKFEVFPR; from the coding sequence GTGCCGCCGAGATCGGATGAACCGCGCCGGGACGCCACGGGCTCCCGGCGCGGCTCGTCGCGTGGGGCCGAGCCGCGTGAGCCGGGCGTCGGCGGGATCTCCGACGCGCGGGCGTACACCCCGCGCGGCCGGACCATCCGCGAGGGTGGCGCGGAACAGCGGCGTACCCCCCGCAGCAACCGGTCCGGCGATCCGTTCCGGCCGGCGTTGCAGGTGCTCGACGGCGGCCGGGCCGGACGCGCCGGCCGCCGGGACCCGGCCGCGTCCGGCGACGGCGTCCGGGCCGGCCGCCGCGCGACGGCGGCCGGTGGCCGCGCCGGCGTCGTGCGGACCGTCTCGGCCCGCCCGGTCCGGGAGCCGTTCGACGACGAGGAGGACGCGCCGCCGCGCCGCCGGCCCGGCCCGCGTCGACCGGCGGCCCGCCGGCCGGTCCGCAAGCCGCGCCGCCCGCCCCGGCTGGGCGACCCGCGCCGACGGCTGCGGCTCGCCACCGTGCTGGCGCTGACGCTGTTCGCCAGCATCGGCGTCCGGCTGGTCTACCTCCAGACCGTGGACACCCCGGCGTACGCCGACGGCGGTCTGCCCAAGCGGCTCGCCGTGGTCGAGCTGCCGGCCCCGCGCGGCGCCATCCTCGACCGCACCGGCGAGCCGCTGGCACACAGCGTGGAGGCCCGGTACGTCTTCGCCGACCCGACCCGGGTCAAGGACCGGTTCGCCACCGCGCGGGCGCTGTCCCCGCTGCTCGGCGTGCCGGCCTCCGAGCTGGCCGACAAGATGAAGCCGAGCAAGCTGCCCGGCACCGACACCGACCTCCAGTTCGTCTACCTGGCCCGGGGCGTCGAGATCGGCACGGCCAAGCAGATCATGGCACTCGACCTGGCCGGCATCGACGTGCACCGCGACGAGCGGCGCGAGGTGCCCGGCGGTGACCTGGCCGCGAACCTGCTCGGCTTCGTCAGCCAGGACATGAACGGCCTGGAGGGCCTGGAGGCCAAGTACGACGACCTGCTGCGCGGCCAGGCCGGCAAGCGGACGTACGAGGTGGGCCAGGGCGACCTGGCCGCGCCCATCCCGGGCGGCTACAGCAGCACCACCCAGCCGAGGCCGGGCAGCTCGTTGCAGCTCACCGTCGACCGGGACCTCCAGTTCATGACGCAGCGGATCCTGGCGAAGCAGGTGGCCCAGGTGAAGGGCAGCGTCGCCGCGGCCGTGATCATGGACGTCCCGACCGGCGAGGTGCTGGCCCAGGCCAGCCAGCCCACGTACGACGCGGCCGACCCGACGAAGGTCAACTCGCCCGCCGACCGGGACGACGCGGCCACCAGCTTCGTGGTGGACCCGGGCTCGATCCACAAGGCGATCACCTACGGCGCCGCGCTCCAGGAGGGCGTCATCACGCCGAACACCACGTTCCCGGTGGCCAACACCACGGTCCTGGGCGGGGTCGAGTTCTCCGACACCCACCACGCGGACGGCCGGGTCATGAGCATTCCGGGGATGCTCGCGTTCTCCTCCAACATCGGCACCATCGCGATCGCCGGCAAGCTGGGCAAGGAACGGCTGATCGACTACCAGAAGCGGTTCGGGCTGGGCCAGCCGACCGGTGAGGGCCTGCCCGGCGAGGCGCCCGGCCGGATCCTCCCGGCCGACCAGTGGAGCGGATCTGCGTACGGGTCGGTGCCGATCGGGCACAGCGTGGACGCCACGCCGTTGCAGATGGCCGCCGCGTACAACGCGGTCGCCAACAACGGCACGTACGTGCAGCCGCACCTCATCAAGGAGACCATCGGGCCGGACGGCACGCGGACGCCGGGCGCCGCCCCGGCCACCCGCTCGGTGCTCAGCCCGGCCAACGCGGCGGCGCTGCGCCGGATGCTGGAGGCGGTCACCACGGTCGACGGCCCGGACGGGCGGGCCACCGGCCTGGCCGCCGCCGTGCCGGGCTACCGGGTGGCCGGCAAGACCGGCACCGGCCTGCGCTACGACAACGGCAAGCAGCAGCCCGGCGAGGTCGGCTCGTTCATCGGGATGGCCCCGGCGGAGAAGCCGCGTTACGTGGTGGCCGTCTTCGTCTGGAGCCCCGGCGGCGGGGGCGGCGCGGTCGCCGCGCCGGCGTTCCGCGAGATGATGGGCTTCACGCTCCGGCACTACCGGGTGCCGCCGTCGCTGACCGACAAGTCGCCGAAGTTCGAGGTCTTTCCGCGCTGA
- a CDS encoding UDP-N-acetylmuramoyl-L-alanyl-D-glutamate--2,6-diaminopimelate ligase has translation MWSEPDDRVGSDAVPGNPRPATVLPVRLGDLADRLALPPPPGAAELAVTGVTHASHEVRPGDLYAALPGSRRHGAEFTAAAAGAGAVAVLTDPAGVPLAADAGLPVLVVDDARGVLGTVAATIYGDPTAGLTVIGVTGTAGKTSTSYLIESGLRAAGHVTGLIGTVETRLGDLVVDSVRTTPEATDLHAMLAVARERGVDAVVMEVSSHALVMGRVGGVRFDVGGYTNFGSDHLDFHADEADYFAAKARLFDGRCRVEVLNHDDPALRPLYKPDTVTYSAAGDRDATWWADRISGEGYAQRFTLHGPDAVALPTGVALPGRHNVANALLAVATLVAAGVDPATAAGGVAACGGVPGRLELVSGDAPVRGVVDYAHKANAIEAVLTALRDLTGGRLVCVVGAGGDRDRGKRPVMGEVAARGADVLLVTDDNPRTEDPATIRAEVLAGAYAAAAPARIIEVPGRRAAIEEAVRVAEPGDVVAVLGKGQERGQEIGGEVLPFDDRVELAAALRARFGDLVGGR, from the coding sequence GTGTGGTCGGAACCGGACGACCGGGTAGGGTCTGACGCCGTGCCCGGCAATCCACGTCCCGCCACCGTGCTCCCCGTCCGGCTCGGCGACCTCGCCGACCGACTGGCCTTGCCGCCGCCTCCGGGGGCCGCCGAGCTGGCCGTCACCGGGGTCACCCACGCCAGCCACGAGGTCCGCCCCGGCGACCTGTACGCCGCCCTGCCCGGCTCCCGTCGGCACGGCGCGGAGTTCACCGCCGCCGCGGCCGGGGCCGGCGCGGTGGCCGTGCTGACCGACCCGGCCGGGGTGCCGCTGGCCGCCGACGCGGGCCTGCCCGTGCTGGTCGTCGACGACGCCCGCGGGGTGCTCGGCACGGTCGCCGCCACGATCTACGGCGACCCGACCGCCGGGCTGACCGTGATCGGCGTGACCGGCACCGCCGGCAAGACCTCCACCAGCTACCTGATCGAGTCCGGGCTGCGCGCCGCCGGGCACGTCACCGGCCTGATCGGCACCGTGGAGACCCGCCTCGGCGACCTCGTGGTGGACAGCGTCCGGACCACCCCGGAGGCCACCGACCTGCACGCCATGCTCGCGGTGGCGCGCGAGCGCGGCGTGGACGCGGTGGTGATGGAGGTGTCCAGCCACGCGCTCGTGATGGGCCGGGTCGGCGGCGTGCGGTTCGACGTCGGCGGCTACACCAACTTCGGCTCCGACCACCTCGACTTCCACGCCGACGAGGCGGACTACTTCGCGGCCAAGGCCCGGCTCTTCGACGGGCGCTGCCGGGTCGAGGTGCTCAACCACGACGACCCGGCGCTGCGCCCGCTGTACAAGCCGGACACGGTGACCTACTCCGCGGCCGGCGACCGCGACGCGACCTGGTGGGCCGACCGGATCTCCGGCGAGGGGTACGCGCAGCGCTTCACGCTGCACGGCCCGGACGCGGTGGCGCTGCCCACCGGCGTGGCGCTGCCGGGCCGGCACAACGTGGCCAACGCGCTGCTGGCCGTCGCCACGCTGGTCGCGGCCGGCGTCGACCCGGCCACCGCGGCGGGCGGCGTGGCCGCCTGCGGCGGCGTGCCCGGCCGGCTGGAGCTGGTCAGTGGCGACGCCCCGGTGCGTGGCGTGGTCGACTACGCGCACAAGGCGAACGCGATCGAGGCGGTGCTGACCGCGCTGCGCGACCTGACCGGTGGCCGGCTGGTGTGCGTGGTGGGCGCCGGCGGCGACCGGGACCGGGGCAAGCGTCCGGTGATGGGCGAGGTGGCCGCCCGGGGCGCCGACGTGTTGCTGGTGACCGACGACAACCCGCGGACCGAGGACCCGGCCACCATCCGGGCCGAGGTGCTGGCCGGCGCGTACGCGGCGGCTGCCCCGGCCCGCATCATCGAGGTGCCCGGCCGGCGGGCGGCGATCGAGGAGGCGGTCCGGGTGGCCGAACCGGGTGACGTGGTGGCGGTGCTGGGCAAGGGGCAGGAGCGCGGCCAGGAGATCGGTGGCGAGGTGCTGCCGTTCGACGACCGGGTGGAGCTGGCGGCGGCGCTGCGGGCCCGCTTCGGGGACCTGGTGGGTGGCCGATGA
- a CDS encoding UDP-N-acetylmuramoyl-tripeptide--D-alanyl-D-alanine ligase — protein MIPLTLAEVATAVGGRLAGADPDARVTGTVEFDSRKVSSGGLFVAFPGERVDGHDYAAGAVDAGAVAVLGTRELPGVPMVLVDDALDAMGRLARAVVDRLPGLTVIGLTGSSGKTTTKDLIAQLVVRLGPTVAPPGSFNNELGHPYTALQAGPETRYLVMEKGARGVGHVRYLCEVVPPRISVVLNVGVAHLGEFGSVEAIALAKGELVEALPADGLAVLNADDPRVDAMAARTGARVVRYGESAQADVRAVDVTVDGRGRPSYTLVTPEGSAPVRLGLTGRHQVSNSLAAAAVARELGLPLTELAAVLGELGLVSTRRMDVFERPDGVVVIDDSYNANPASTGVALRALASMRGEGRTVAVLGYMAELGDFEREGHQQVGRLAAELGIDRLLVVGEPAAPIHEGATAVGNWGGESVLLTDQAAAVEVLRSELRPSDVVLVKGSRYRTWDVADALRADAREAATEGGAA, from the coding sequence ATGATCCCGCTGACGCTGGCCGAGGTGGCCACCGCGGTCGGTGGCCGGCTGGCCGGGGCCGACCCGGACGCCCGGGTCACCGGCACTGTGGAGTTCGACTCCCGCAAGGTGTCCTCCGGTGGGCTCTTCGTGGCGTTCCCCGGCGAGCGGGTGGACGGCCACGACTACGCGGCCGGCGCGGTGGACGCCGGCGCGGTCGCCGTGCTCGGCACCCGCGAGTTGCCGGGCGTGCCGATGGTGCTGGTCGACGACGCGCTCGACGCGATGGGCCGGCTGGCGCGCGCGGTGGTCGACCGGCTGCCCGGGCTGACCGTGATCGGGTTGACCGGCTCGTCCGGCAAGACCACCACCAAGGACCTGATCGCCCAGCTCGTGGTCCGGCTCGGCCCGACCGTGGCGCCGCCCGGCTCGTTCAACAACGAGCTGGGGCACCCGTACACGGCGTTGCAGGCCGGGCCGGAGACCCGCTACCTGGTGATGGAGAAGGGCGCCCGCGGCGTGGGGCACGTCCGCTACCTGTGCGAGGTGGTGCCGCCGCGGATCTCGGTGGTGCTCAACGTCGGGGTGGCGCACCTGGGCGAGTTCGGCTCGGTCGAGGCCATCGCGCTGGCCAAGGGGGAGCTGGTCGAGGCGCTGCCCGCCGACGGGCTGGCGGTGCTGAACGCCGACGACCCGCGGGTCGACGCGATGGCGGCCCGCACCGGGGCCCGGGTGGTCCGGTACGGCGAGTCGGCGCAAGCCGACGTGCGCGCGGTGGACGTGACGGTGGACGGTCGCGGCCGGCCATCGTACACGCTGGTGACGCCGGAGGGAAGCGCCCCGGTGCGGCTCGGGCTGACCGGCCGGCACCAGGTGTCCAACTCGCTCGCCGCCGCGGCGGTCGCCCGTGAGCTGGGCCTGCCGCTGACCGAGCTGGCGGCGGTGCTGGGCGAGCTGGGCCTGGTCTCCACGCGACGGATGGACGTGTTCGAACGCCCCGACGGCGTGGTCGTGATCGACGACTCGTACAACGCCAACCCGGCCTCCACCGGCGTGGCGCTGCGCGCGTTGGCCAGCATGCGCGGCGAGGGGCGTACGGTCGCGGTGCTCGGCTACATGGCCGAGCTGGGCGACTTCGAACGGGAGGGACATCAGCAGGTCGGCCGGCTCGCGGCCGAGCTGGGAATCGACCGGCTGCTCGTGGTGGGCGAGCCGGCGGCGCCGATCCACGAGGGCGCGACAGCGGTAGGCAACTGGGGAGGAGAGTCGGTGCTGCTCACCGATCAGGCGGCGGCCGTCGAGGTGCTGCGGAGCGAGCTGCGTCCGTCAGACGTGGTGCTGGTGAAGGGCTCCCGGTACCGGACCTGGGACGTGGCCGACGCGCTGCGCGCGGACGCCCGGGAGGCGGCGACGGAGGGCGGCGCCGCATGA